The Nocardia higoensis genome has a segment encoding these proteins:
- a CDS encoding toxin-antitoxin system YwqK family antitoxin — MTRIDLDSDPVVYRNDGILEYEGEPFTGEVVEQLGDQLIAQQFYVDGIPHGPDREWWVDGGPKSEGEIRHGMPTGIYRAWHRNGQLAEEREFADDGRVAVLRRWDEDGNPIEVAGRRARPGS, encoded by the coding sequence GTGACACGTATCGACCTGGATTCGGATCCCGTCGTCTACCGCAACGACGGGATCCTGGAATACGAGGGCGAGCCGTTCACCGGTGAGGTGGTCGAACAGCTCGGCGATCAGCTGATCGCCCAGCAGTTCTACGTCGACGGCATCCCACACGGCCCCGACCGCGAATGGTGGGTCGACGGTGGCCCGAAATCCGAAGGCGAAATCCGCCACGGCATGCCGACGGGCATCTACCGGGCGTGGCACCGCAACGGCCAACTCGCCGAAGAGCGGGAGTTCGCCGATGACGGCCGGGTGGCGGTGCTGCGCAGGTGGGACGAGGACGGCAACCCCATCGAAGTCGCCGGCCGCCGCGCTCGACCCGGTTCTTGA